The proteins below come from a single Pichia kudriavzevii chromosome 2, complete sequence genomic window:
- a CDS encoding uncharacterized protein (PKUD0B01585; MATa2 gene) — protein sequence MAKLTDSGSTRNRSESVSQNVGAVEFVQVVKQEHGYDEKEYKKILRSEIEKESKKPRNIFLIYRSLVKQYLMNYLSIKGFTEISEESGKLWKSRSSEVEHYVKYLAEQEERFFENEQTQRLKDRSSSASEKLKEKTLSQLTVDGYNGREPKGETVKKDVFRVYKPKKRKRSGVRSKMKSLRSKQNRVEDIFCVPNIEFQDIK from the exons ATGGCCAAACTAACAGATTCTGGAAGTACAAGAAATCGATCTGAAAGTGTTTCACAAAACGTTGGCGCCGTAGAGTTTGTTCAAGTAGTTAAACAAGAACACGGCTACGACGAAAAAGAATATAAGAAAATACTAAGATCAgaaatagaaaaagaatcaaaaaagCCTAGGAACATATTCTTAATTTATCGAAGTTTAGTTAAGCAGTATCTTATGAACTACTTATCCATTAAGGGCTTCACAGAGATTTCAGAAGAGTCGGGTAAA TTGTGGAAAAGTAGAAGTTCGGAAGTTGAACATTATGTAAAGTATCTAGCGGAGCAGGAAGAAagattttttgaaaatgagcAAACTCAACGGCTTAAAGATCGTTCGAGCAGCGCATCGGAAAAACTAAAAGAGAAGACTTTGTCTCAATTAACTGTCGATGGATATAATGGGAGAGAGCCAAAAGGTGAAACAGTCAAAAAAGATGTGTTTCGAGTATACAAACctaaaaagagaaagagatCTGGTGTGAGGTCTAAAATGAAGAGTCTGAGgtcaaaacaaaacagaGTTGAGGATATTTTTTGTGTTCCAAACATAGAATTTCAAGATataaaataa